The genomic region TGCCGCGCCCACACAGACAGACTTGTGCGGCACGGTGTGTGAACTGCTCGGCGTACCCCACGACAAACCTGTATGCCGGGAGCTGCTGAAGTGAATTCAATGACCCGCGGCAAATGGCTGGCCCTGCTCTGCCTGGTGCCCTTCGCACTGTTCTTTATCGTGTTCGAGATTGCGCCGCTGGTGTGGGTGCTGATCAACAGCCTGCAGACCGAAGAGTCCGGCTGGGGCCTGGAAAACTTCACGCGCATCTTCAGTTCCAAGTTCTACCGGCAGGCGATCCAGTTCAGCCTGGAGATCAGTTTCTACTCCAGCATCTTCGGCATCATCATCGCCACCCTGGGCAGCTACTCCCTGCGCCGGGTGGATTCGCCGCTGCGCAACTTCGTCACGGCCTTTGCCAACATGACCAGCAACTTCGCAGGCGTGCCCCTGGCCTTCGCGTTCATCATCCTGCTGGGGTTCAACGGCAGCATCACCATCATGCTCAAGCAGGCCGGGATCATTCAGGACTTCAACCTGTACTCGAAAACCGGCTTGATCATCCTCTATACCTACTTCCAGATTCCCCTCGGCGTGCTGTTGCTCTACCCGGCCTTTGACGCACTGCGCGAAGACTGGCGCGAGTCGGCCGCCCTGCTCGGCGCCAATGGCTGGCAGTTCTGGCGCCATATCGGGTTGCCGGTGCTGACGCCGGCACTGCTGGGCACCTTCGTGATCCTGCTGGCCAACGCCCTGGGCGCCTACGCCACGGTGTATGCCCTGACCACCGGCAACTTCAACGTGCTGCCGATCCGCATTGCCGGCCTGGTCTCCGGCGATGTGTCGCTGGACCCGAACATGGCCAGCGCCCTGGCGGTGGTGCTGGTGGCGCTGATGACCGTGGTCACCGTGGTCCATCAACTGCTGCTCAAGAGGAGCTACCATGTCACGCGCTGATGCCGGCCCGGTCACCCTCTACCATCGGGTAGTGGTGTACCTGTTGTTCCTGATCCTGGTGCTGCCGCTGATCGGCACCTTTGTGTATTCCATTGCCAGCAGTTGGTCAGCCACCATCCTGCCTGCCGGTTTCACGGTGAAATGGTATGTACAGCTGTGGAGCGACCCGCGCTTCCTGATGGCATTCGGGCAATCGTTGCTGGTGTGCGTTGGGGCGCTGATCCTCTCGGTGGTGCTGATCCTGCCGCTGCTGTTCGTGGTGCATTACCACTTCCCCAGGCTCGACGCGCTGATGAACATCCTGATCCTGCTGCCCTTTGCGGTGCCGCCGGTGGTGTCGTCGGTGGGCCTGCTACAACTATATGGCTCCGGGCCATTAGCGATGGTGGGCACGCCATGGATCCTGATCGGCTGCTACTTCACCGTGGCGCTGCCGTTCATGTACCGCGCGATCACCAATAACCTGCAGGCCATTAACCTGCGCGACCTGATGGACGCCTCGCAACTGCTCGGCGCCAGCACCTGGCAAGCCGCGATCCTGGTGGTGCTGCCCAACCTGCGCAAGGGCCTGATGGTGGCGCTGCTGCTATCGTTCTCGTTCCTGTTCGGCGAGTTCGTGTTCGCCAACATCCTCGTCGGCACCCGCTACGAGACCTTGCAGGTGTACCTCAACAACATGCGCAACAGCAGCGGCCACTTCACCAGCGCCGTGGTGATTTCCTATTTCTTCTTTGTGCTGGTGCTGACCTGGGCCGCCAATATCTTGAACAAGGACAAAAGCCAATGAGCTTCGTCAGCGTCCAACATCTGCAAAAAGGCTA from Pseudomonas synxantha harbors:
- a CDS encoding ABC transporter permease — encoded protein: MTRGKWLALLCLVPFALFFIVFEIAPLVWVLINSLQTEESGWGLENFTRIFSSKFYRQAIQFSLEISFYSSIFGIIIATLGSYSLRRVDSPLRNFVTAFANMTSNFAGVPLAFAFIILLGFNGSITIMLKQAGIIQDFNLYSKTGLIILYTYFQIPLGVLLLYPAFDALREDWRESAALLGANGWQFWRHIGLPVLTPALLGTFVILLANALGAYATVYALTTGNFNVLPIRIAGLVSGDVSLDPNMASALAVVLVALMTVVTVVHQLLLKRSYHVTR
- a CDS encoding ABC transporter permease; the protein is MSRADAGPVTLYHRVVVYLLFLILVLPLIGTFVYSIASSWSATILPAGFTVKWYVQLWSDPRFLMAFGQSLLVCVGALILSVVLILPLLFVVHYHFPRLDALMNILILLPFAVPPVVSSVGLLQLYGSGPLAMVGTPWILIGCYFTVALPFMYRAITNNLQAINLRDLMDASQLLGASTWQAAILVVLPNLRKGLMVALLLSFSFLFGEFVFANILVGTRYETLQVYLNNMRNSSGHFTSAVVISYFFFVLVLTWAANILNKDKSQ